Proteins encoded together in one Salarchaeum sp. JOR-1 window:
- a CDS encoding RNA-binding protein — MEISSRHHLRSDEVSRLNDNLEATLGVSFDADTYELVELADSAFDLILVDGEPLACYIDDEPFVTVRGANEADPETGTVTVDAGAISFVSGGADVMRPGIVAADDSISEGDLVVVVEETHGKALAVGRALVSGSEMTGDSGKVVTSIHYVGDDLYEFVP, encoded by the coding sequence ATGGAGATCTCCTCGCGCCACCACCTGCGGAGCGACGAAGTGTCGCGGCTGAACGACAACCTCGAAGCTACCCTCGGCGTGTCGTTCGACGCGGACACCTACGAACTCGTGGAGCTCGCGGACTCCGCGTTCGACCTCATTCTCGTGGACGGCGAGCCGCTCGCGTGCTACATCGACGACGAACCGTTCGTCACCGTGCGCGGCGCGAACGAAGCCGACCCCGAGACGGGAACCGTGACGGTAGACGCGGGCGCTATCTCGTTCGTGAGCGGCGGCGCGGACGTGATGCGGCCCGGAATCGTCGCCGCTGACGATTCCATCAGCGAGGGCGACCTCGTCGTCGTCGTAGAGGAGACGCACGGGAAGGCCCTCGCGGTCGGCCGCGCGCTCGTCTCCGGAAGCGAGATGACCGGGGACTCCGGGAAGGTCGTCACGTCCATCCACTACGTCGGCGACGACCTCTACGAGTTCGTTCCCTGA